One part of the Arabidopsis thaliana chromosome 1 sequence genome encodes these proteins:
- a CDS encoding VQ motif-containing protein (VQ motif-containing protein; CONTAINS InterPro DOMAIN/s: VQ (InterPro:IPR008889); BEST Arabidopsis thaliana protein match is: VQ motif-containing protein (TAIR:AT2G33780.1); Has 240 Blast hits to 231 proteins in 52 species: Archae - 0; Bacteria - 2; Metazoa - 36; Fungi - 32; Plants - 147; Viruses - 0; Other Eukaryotes - 23 (source: NCBI BLink).) has translation MENSPRYREATNLIPSPRCHNSNNSCGMSSSSESNKPPTTPTRHVTTRSESGNPYPTTFVQADTSSFKQVVQMLTGSAERPKHGSSLKPNPTHHQPDPRSTPSSFSIPPIKAVPNKKQSSSSASGFRLYERRNSMKNLKINPLNPVFNPVNSAFSPRKPEILSPSILDFPSLVLSPVTPLIPDPFDRSGSSNQSPNELAAEEKAMKERGFYLHPSPATTPMDPEPRLLPLFPVTSPRVSGSSSASTS, from the coding sequence ATGGAGAATTCACCGAGATACAGAGAAGCGACGAATCTGATTCCGTCGCCGAGATGtcacaacagcaacaacagttGCGGTATGAGCAGTAGCAGTGAAAGTAACAAACCACCAACAACTCCGACCCGACACGTAACCACAAGATCCGAATCCGGTAACCCGTACCCGACAACATTCGTCCAAGCAGATACTTCTTCCTTCAAACAAGTCGTCCAGATGCTAACCGGATCCGCCGAGAGACCCAAACACGGTTCATCTCTCAAACCAAACCCGACCCATCATCAACCCGACCCAAGATCcactccttcttctttctcaatccCACCAATCAAAGCCGTACCTAACAAGAaacagtcttcttcttcagcatcaGGGTTTCGTCTCTACGAGCGTCGTAATTCAATGAAGAATCTCAAAATCAATCCTTTAAACCCGGTTTTTAACCCGGTTAATTCAGCTTTCTCTCCCCGTAAACCGGAGATCCTCTCTCCAAGCATCTTAGATTTCCCATCTCTCGTTCTCAGCCCGGTTACGCCTCTTATACCCGACCCGTTTGATCGATCCGGGTCATCAAACCAAAGCCCCAACGAGCTTGCTGCGGAGGAGAAAGCAATGAAAGAGAGAGGCTTTTATTTGCATCCATCTCCGGCAACAACTCCGATGGATCCAGAGCCTCGACTTCTTCCTCTATTCCCGGTGACTTCTCCTAGAGTCTCAGGTTCTTCATCAGCTTCTACTTCTTGA
- the RALFL4 gene encoding ralf-like 4 (ralf-like 4 (RALFL4); CONTAINS InterPro DOMAIN/s: Rapid ALkalinization Factor (InterPro:IPR008801); BEST Arabidopsis thaliana protein match is: ralf-like 19 (TAIR:AT2G33775.1); Has 245 Blast hits to 245 proteins in 20 species: Archae - 0; Bacteria - 0; Metazoa - 0; Fungi - 2; Plants - 243; Viruses - 0; Other Eukaryotes - 0 (source: NCBI BLink).), whose translation MGVKMLLIFGLLILAMVAKSVNATYPLTKSCINGQGCIGEDDELESLMDSETNRRQLARGRRYIGYDALKKNNVPCSRRGRSYYDCKKRRRNNPYRRGCSAITHCYRYAR comes from the coding sequence atgggtGTCAAAATGTTATTAATCTTTGGTCTCTTGATCTTAGCTATGGTAGCTAAATCCGTCAATGCAACCTACCCTTTAACCAAATCTTGCATCAACGGGCAAGGTTGCATCGGGGAAGACGATGAGCTCGAATCTCTAATGGATTCAGAGACAAACCGTCGTCAACTCGCAAGAGGACGTCGTTACATTGGCTACGATGCTCTCAAAAAGAACAATGTGCCTTGCAGTAGACGTGGCCGATCCTACTACGATtgcaagaagagaagaaggaataaTCCTTACAGGCGTGGATGCAGTGCCATCACGCATTGCTATAGGTACGCTCGCTAA
- a CDS encoding VQ motif-containing protein (VQ motif-containing protein; FUNCTIONS IN: molecular_function unknown; INVOLVED IN: biological_process unknown; EXPRESSED IN: 22 plant structures; EXPRESSED DURING: 13 growth stages; CONTAINS InterPro DOMAIN/s: VQ (InterPro:IPR008889); BEST Arabidopsis thaliana protein match is: VQ motif-containing protein (TAIR:AT2G33780.1); Has 30201 Blast hits to 17322 proteins in 780 species: Archae - 12; Bacteria - 1396; Metazoa - 17338; Fungi - 3422; Plants - 5037; Viruses - 0; Other Eukaryotes - 2996 (source: NCBI BLink).), with translation MENSPRYREATNLIPSPRCHNSNNSCGMSSSSESNKPPTTPTRHVTTRSESGNPYPTTFVQADTSSFKQVVQMLTGSAERPKHGSSLKPNPTHHQPDPRSTPSSFSIPPIKAVPNKKQSSSSASGFRLYERRNSMKNLKINPLNPVFNPVNSAFSPRKPEILSPSILDFPSLVLSPVTPLIPDPFDRSGSSNQSPNELAAEEKAMKERGFYLHPSPATTPMDPEPRLLPLFPVTSPRVSVNKR, from the exons ATGGAGAATTCACCGAGATACAGAGAAGCGACGAATCTGATTCCGTCGCCGAGATGtcacaacagcaacaacagttGCGGTATGAGCAGTAGCAGTGAAAGTAACAAACCACCAACAACTCCGACCCGACACGTAACCACAAGATCCGAATCCGGTAACCCGTACCCGACAACATTCGTCCAAGCAGATACTTCTTCCTTCAAACAAGTCGTCCAGATGCTAACCGGATCCGCCGAGAGACCCAAACACGGTTCATCTCTCAAACCAAACCCGACCCATCATCAACCCGACCCAAGATCcactccttcttctttctcaatccCACCAATCAAAGCCGTACCTAACAAGAaacagtcttcttcttcagcatcaGGGTTTCGTCTCTACGAGCGTCGTAATTCAATGAAGAATCTCAAAATCAATCCTTTAAACCCGGTTTTTAACCCGGTTAATTCAGCTTTCTCTCCCCGTAAACCGGAGATCCTCTCTCCAAGCATCTTAGATTTCCCATCTCTCGTTCTCAGCCCGGTTACGCCTCTTATACCCGACCCGTTTGATCGATCCGGGTCATCAAACCAAAGCCCCAACGAGCTTGCTGCGGAGGAGAAAGCAATGAAAGAGAGAGGCTTTTATTTGCATCCATCTCCGGCAACAACTCCGATGGATCCAGAGCCTCGACTTCTTCCTCTATTCCCGGTGACTTCTCCTAGAGTCTCAG taaacaaaagatga
- the AGP31 gene encoding arabinogalactan protein 31 (arabinogalactan protein 31 (AGP31); CONTAINS InterPro DOMAIN/s: Pollen Ole e 1 allergen/extensin (InterPro:IPR006041); BEST Arabidopsis thaliana protein match is: arabinogalactan protein 30 (TAIR:AT2G33790.1); Has 103365 Blast hits to 37488 proteins in 2178 species: Archae - 367; Bacteria - 22498; Metazoa - 33534; Fungi - 9734; Plants - 13521; Viruses - 3257; Other Eukaryotes - 20454 (source: NCBI BLink).), which produces MGFIGKSVLVSLVALWCFTSSVFTEEVNHKTQTPSLAPAPAPYHHGHHHPHPPHHHHPHPHPHPHPPAKSPVKPPVKAPVSPPAKPPVKPPVYPPTKAPVKPPTKPPVKPPVSPPAKPPVKPPVYPPTKAPVKPPTKPPVKPPVYPPTKPPVYPPTKAPVKPPVSPPTKPPVTPPVYPPKFNRSLVAVRGTVYCKSCKYAAFNTLLGAKPIEGATVKLVCKSKKNITAETTTDKNGYFLLLAPKTVTNFGFRGCRVYLVKSKDYKCSKVSKLFGGDVGAELKPEKKLGKSTVVVNKLVYGLFNVGPFAFNPSCPK; this is translated from the exons atgggtTTCATTGGTAAGAGTGTATTAGTGAGTCTCGTAGCACTTTGGTGCTTCACTTCCTCTGTCTTCACTGAAGAAGTGAACCATAAGACTCAAACCCCTTCTCTAGCTCCTGCTCCTGCTCCTTACCACCACGGCCACCACCACCCACACCCTCCTCATCACCACCACCCTCACCCTCACCCTCACCCCCACCCACCGGCCAAATCTCCTGTTAAACCCCCGGTTAAGGCACCAGTGTCTCCACCAGCCAAACCTCCGGTTAAGCCCCCGGTTTACCCACCCACCAAAGCCCCGGTGAAACCCCCAACTAAACCCCCGGTCAAGCCACCTGTTTCCCCACCAGCCAAACCTCCGGTTAAGCCACCAGTTTACCCTCCAACCAAAGCTCCAGTTAAGCCCCCAACTAAACCCCCAGTCAAGCCACCAGTTTACCCTCCAACCAAA CCCCCGGTTTACCCTCCTACCAAAGCTCCGGTTAAGCCTCCGGTTTCTCCTCCGACGAAGCCACCTGTTACACCGCCGGTTTACCCGCCTAAGTTCAACCGTAGTCTAGTCGCCGTTCGGGGTACGGTTTACTGCAAAAGCTGCAAGTACGCTGCTTTCAACACACTCTTAGGCGCTAAACCCATCGAAG GTGCTACGGTGAAACTAGTGTGTAAGAGCAAGAAGAACATAACAGCGGAGACGACGACAGACAAGAACGGATACTTCTTGTTGTTGGCTCCTAAGACGGTGACGAACTTCGGTTTCAGAGGATGTCGTGTGTATTTGGTGAAATCAAAGGACTACAAATGCAGCAAAGTCTCAAAGCTCTTCGGTGGAGATGTCGGCGCTGAACTTAAGCCTGAGAAAAAGCTGGGAAAATCTACGGTGGTCGTCAACAAGCTCGTATACGGTCTCTTTAACGTTGGTCCATTTGCCTTTAACCCGTCTTGCCCCAAATGA
- the AGP31 gene encoding arabinogalactan protein 31 (arabinogalactan protein 31 (AGP31); CONTAINS InterPro DOMAIN/s: Pollen Ole e 1 allergen/extensin (InterPro:IPR006041); BEST Arabidopsis thaliana protein match is: arabinogalactan protein 30 (TAIR:AT2G33790.1); Has 151286 Blast hits to 46459 proteins in 2422 species: Archae - 571; Bacteria - 36421; Metazoa - 49452; Fungi - 15190; Plants - 16901; Viruses - 4924; Other Eukaryotes - 27827 (source: NCBI BLink).) — MGFIGKSVLVSLVALWCFTSSVFTEEVNHKTQTPSLAPAPAPYHHGHHHPHPPHHHHPHPHPHPHPPAKSPVKPPVKAPVSPPAKPPVKPPVYPPTKAPVKPPTKPPVKPPVSPPAKPPVKPPVYPPTKAPVKPPTKPPVKPPVYPPTKAPVKPPTKPPVKPPVYPPTKAPVKPPTKPPVKPPVSPPAKPPVKPPVYPPTKAPVKPPVSPPTKPPVTPPVYPPKFNRSLVAVRGTVYCKSCKYAAFNTLLGAKPIEGATVKLVCKSKKNITAETTTDKNGYFLLLAPKTVTNFGFRGCRVYLVKSKDYKCSKVSKLFGGDVGAELKPEKKLGKSTVVVNKLVYGLFNVGPFAFNPSCPK, encoded by the exons atgggtTTCATTGGTAAGAGTGTATTAGTGAGTCTCGTAGCACTTTGGTGCTTCACTTCCTCTGTCTTCACTGAAGAAGTGAACCATAAGACTCAAACCCCTTCTCTAGCTCCTGCTCCTGCTCCTTACCACCACGGCCACCACCACCCACACCCTCCTCATCACCACCACCCTCACCCTCACCCTCACCCCCACCCACCGGCCAAATCTCCTGTTAAACCCCCGGTTAAGGCACCAGTGTCTCCACCAGCCAAACCTCCGGTTAAGCCCCCGGTTTACCCACCCACCAAAGCCCCGGTGAAACCCCCAACTAAACCCCCGGTCAAGCCACCTGTTTCCCCACCAGCCAAACCTCCGGTTAAGCCACCAGTTTACCCTCCAACCAAAGCTCCAGTTAAGCCCCCAACTAAACCCCCAGTCAAGCCACCAGTTTACCCTCCAACCAAAGCCCCGGTTAAGCCCCCAACTAAACCCCCAGTCAAGCCACCAGTTTACCCTCCAACCAAAGCCCCGGTTAAGCCCCCAACTAAACCCCCGGTCAAGCCACCAGTTTCCCCACCAGCCAAACCTCCAGTTAAGCCCCCGGTTTACCCTCCTACCAAAGCTCCGGTTAAGCCTCCGGTTTCTCCTCCGACGAAGCCACCTGTTACACCGCCGGTTTACCCGCCTAAGTTCAACCGTAGTCTAGTCGCCGTTCGGGGTACGGTTTACTGCAAAAGCTGCAAGTACGCTGCTTTCAACACACTCTTAGGCGCTAAACCCATCGAAG GTGCTACGGTGAAACTAGTGTGTAAGAGCAAGAAGAACATAACAGCGGAGACGACGACAGACAAGAACGGATACTTCTTGTTGTTGGCTCCTAAGACGGTGACGAACTTCGGTTTCAGAGGATGTCGTGTGTATTTGGTGAAATCAAAGGACTACAAATGCAGCAAAGTCTCAAAGCTCTTCGGTGGAGATGTCGGCGCTGAACTTAAGCCTGAGAAAAAGCTGGGAAAATCTACGGTGGTCGTCAACAAGCTCGTATACGGTCTCTTTAACGTTGGTCCATTTGCCTTTAACCCGTCTTGCCCCAAATGA